In Phenylobacterium zucineum HLK1, one DNA window encodes the following:
- a CDS encoding helix-turn-helix domain-containing protein: MPFARQPNPVFSAEYQQVREVLVAARRAAGLSQRDLAAALGKAGSHVSMIERGQRRVDLLEFHRIALALGCDPASLCAAVQARLDGLATPAAADAPGASPEAEFM; this comes from the coding sequence ATGCCCTTCGCCCGCCAGCCCAATCCGGTGTTCAGCGCCGAGTACCAGCAGGTGCGCGAGGTGCTTGTCGCCGCCCGTCGGGCTGCGGGCCTGTCGCAGCGCGACCTCGCCGCGGCTCTCGGCAAGGCCGGCTCGCACGTGTCGATGATCGAACGCGGCCAGCGCCGGGTGGACCTGCTCGAATTCCACCGCATCGCCCTGGCGCTCGGGTGCGATCCGGCGAGCCTCTGCGCGGCGGTCCAGGCCCGGCTGGACGGACTGGCGACGCCGGCCGCGGCGGACGCGCCCGGGGCTTCGCCTGAAGCAGAATTCATGTGA
- a CDS encoding amino acid ABC transporter ATP-binding protein — MTRETPSPAADLAVEVRDLHKWYGEFHALRGVELAVATGERIVICGPSGSGKSTLIRCINQLERHHAGVVRVDGLEATAEPRRLEAIRRAAGMVFQSFNLFPHLTVLENCTLAPVRTGVATRAEAEAHAMALLGRVRVADQAHKRPGQLSGGQQQRVAIARALCMRPKIMLFDEPTSALDPEMVKEVLDTMIELAGEGMTMLAVTHEMGFARQVADRVVFMDQGQIVESAPPGDFFAHPRHERTRAFLGQLLH; from the coding sequence ATGACCCGAGAGACGCCTTCCCCCGCCGCAGACCTGGCCGTCGAGGTCCGCGACCTCCACAAGTGGTATGGCGAGTTCCACGCCCTGCGGGGCGTGGAACTCGCCGTCGCGACGGGCGAGCGCATCGTCATCTGCGGCCCGTCGGGCTCCGGCAAGTCGACGCTGATCCGCTGCATCAACCAGCTCGAGCGCCACCACGCCGGGGTCGTGCGCGTGGACGGCCTCGAAGCCACCGCCGAGCCCCGGCGCCTCGAGGCGATCCGGCGGGCCGCCGGCATGGTGTTCCAGAGCTTCAACCTCTTCCCGCACCTGACGGTGCTCGAAAACTGCACGCTTGCGCCCGTGCGGACGGGCGTCGCCACCCGCGCCGAGGCGGAGGCGCATGCGATGGCCCTGCTCGGGCGCGTGCGGGTCGCCGACCAGGCGCACAAGCGGCCGGGGCAGCTGTCCGGCGGCCAGCAGCAGCGGGTGGCCATCGCCCGGGCGCTCTGCATGCGGCCGAAGATCATGCTGTTCGACGAGCCCACCTCGGCGCTCGACCCGGAAATGGTCAAGGAGGTGCTCGACACCATGATCGAACTGGCCGGCGAAGGCATGACCATGCTGGCGGTCACCCACGAGATGGGCTTCGCCCGCCAGGTCGCCGACCGGGTGGTGTTCATGGACCAGGGCCAGATCGTCGAGTCCGCCCCGCCCGGCGACTTCTTCGCGCACCCTCGGCACGAACGCACCCGGGCTTTCCTCGGCCAGCTCCTGCATTGA